The sequence below is a genomic window from Sceloporus undulatus isolate JIND9_A2432 ecotype Alabama chromosome 5, SceUnd_v1.1, whole genome shotgun sequence.
acctatgtAGCAGTGCACTTAACTGCCTCAAATTATAAGCATATAAAACCAATGCTGGGAAGTATAAATACTCTAGAGTGACCtgttcttggaagttaagcagaatcagccctggttagtactgggatgggagactgccaaccaataccaggtgttgtaagctgtatttcagaggaaggatctgacAATACACCTCTTGAGTTTTTCTTGCCTAATGAAACCATATGAAATTTGTGTGGTCACCattaaatcaacaggtgacttgaaggcacacacatacattcatggTTTGTTGCTTTAAACTTGCAATCATCTATAGGAAACCAGGGACACTACAGCATTGCAAAGAACATACTGCTTCAGTATATAGAATGCTGTAGCATTTCAGATCCAGGTGAAATTGCTTTGTTCTTTTAGTCTGACCATGGTGTCAATTATACTTAGTTTTCCAATGTATGCCAGAAAATTTACTAACTTTTTATTGGCTTAGAAAAACAAACTGGAGCTGTTGTAGTTGTAACACACTTTCTCCAAACTAGTACATTTCATGTAACCAGTCTACGTCAGATTAAACCCACTTAAATTAGTGGGACTTGTTACAACTAATCTGTCCCACTGATTTCACCTGGTGTTCTCTGAGCATGGCTGAGCCTCCATTCAAAACAAAATGATGTTTTCAGCCAGGTCCCAGTTTATGAAAGAAAGCACACGTTCTGCCAAAATTCTACCCTACAAAACAAAATCCTTCAGATTCACACATCCAGATATAAGTGCATGCAATTCAACTGGCAAAAATGAATTTTCTGGCCTACTACAACCTTCTGAAAATGCtacaggggctgcatctgcactgaagcaataatccagtttgatatcactttgtcatggctcagtactatagaattctgggaagtgtcatttgttgtggctgagaaggctaaatgtctcacaaaactatagttcccagaattccatagcattgagccatggcagttaaagtggtgtgaaactagaTTACTTCTACAGCACAACTGAAGCCAAAGTGATTTCCTGTTACACAGAACATCCTTCTGCTATTGGAAGACAGGCCTTGGGATAAACCAATTAACAGCACAGTCTGTTATCCAAACACCTACaggaaaataaatcccactaaactcagtggaacttacttccaCTGAGTTTTCAGagttattaaaaatgtattgatAGCATGAATATTTGAATAATCCATATTTTACACAATTTTAGAAAAAAAGTTGAAAGAATGTTAAAGTTTACATAAGAAAACTGAAGGCGATTTAACAAAGTTTTGCTTATATTTTCTGTTCTCATTTTAGGTGGGAAGAAAATTGGTGCACCGCTCACAACCCCCAAAAACTACCCAGGAACAAGAAACTGTTATAGATTTAACTACAAAAAGTGAAGATGATTACTATTTTACATGAATTTTTGTAACATAAATTATATCTGGAATGACTCTGAAGACATGCAGTCTGGTAAcgtccagatgttttgcactagAGCTCCCATAACTCTCGACTATGAATGGTTAGGgctcatgggagctgcagtccaaagcatctgggaGATACCTGGCTACCTACCCTCAATTATTTCTAGCTTATTTTAGCAGCTGTATTAAATAAAATGTGACAGGATGAATTTGATCCAGTATGGACTGTGATCAAATAACTAGCAGAATTGAGAACCCTCAGAAgtagcatttttattttgtatagtaATACTTTCCTTTCCcaacagtatttattttttttcttcagcaaGATTGTTACAAGAAACAAAAAACTTTATGAAAAAATTCACAAGatcttttttattcttcttttccaaAAATAGTTATTCTctcatttctccatcttcttcttcttcttccacacctCTTATGTAAAGGACATTATTGCATCTGTAATGAAACCAAAAGTCACTTATTTCTGGTTTGATTCATATGGATTTTAAATATAAGCTTTGGAAAAGTTGATGTACCCCACTATTTCATATTCCAAGTTGTTGTGAAGTATTATATGTTTGCTGCTGTGTTAATTAGTAATAAAAATAAGTTTATTGCTTATGGCATGTTATATTACTACAGCTTCCAACTTTTATCATAGTTATATTAAATAAATTTGAACATTACTCATTCAAGTGCATAGGAAATGAAGAAATTCTTCAATACACTTGAAGGAATATTTAAAATCAAGAATTTCTTCTAACCAAAAAGAATTCTATTTTAGAAGTCTGTTTTTTCGTCCAGGCTGCCCCACGGGTTACATGACTTCATATAACATTAGTTTACTTTCACGTGTTTCTCTGTCCTCCAACTGATTGTATCATATGTTTttgctggaagctgaccacagagtcacactaaaggacctagagattccttctctattttgtaggccctccagcttgactctatggtcaacttctggcagatgcatgtcatagaattgtgctggaggacctatcaAATGCATAGAAAGAACACTTAATCATTCATTTGAAGtaagagaaatagaaataaattttacacACAACTCATATTGTGCAaagggtcccagaacagatctCTCACATAATACATGGGCCACCTGTACTGTGACGTCCATAGAACTTTACTTTCAGATTCACTTTATATGCAGTGGAAGATTAATGGATTTTAGCACATGCTTCATCTGTCCTATAAATTCTGTTATAAGTTAATGACAGTTACCTTATCAGAACTTCACCAAGGTGTCCCGACAGTGCACCATCAATGTACTCTTCTGTATTTGCAAGCTTTAAAAGAATTAATACAAATGAATAAGGGAGAGATAAGACCTTACAACAACAGAATTTTTGGTATAAGAGTTCcttaaaatcttaatataaagTCACACATCATGTTGTCCTTTAGTCGAAGAGTGAAAACACACTTGAAAATAGCTATTTTTATTCTAAAATCTCTCTGCAGATGTATGACGAAGATGtcaactttttaaagaaaactagtGCTGGCTCTCCTTATGGCTGACAacagaacacattaaaataactGTAATAAAAGTTATAGTCACCAAAATTTGTCtctaataaaaaatgaaagactTTGTTAACTGATCCTAATAGTGCAAACTATGCAACCATTCAAAGGTTCATAACTTTTTCAGCCTAAAGGGCTGCTGCATCTTATCTCTGTCAGGggccaccacatatgcatgtgtgtaacCCCCATCGCCATGAGGTTTACATCTCCCTTCCTTGCCTATTGAGCTCTACAGATTGCTAGCAGAGGTGACAATGAAAGTCTATCCATCCCACAGTGTTTTCCATTGAAATTA
It includes:
- the SNRPF gene encoding small nuclear ribonucleoprotein F encodes the protein MSLPLNPKPFLNGLTGKPVMVKLKWGMEYKGYLVSVDGYMNMQLANTEEYIDGALSGHLGEVLIRCNNVLYIRGVEEEEEDGEMRE